CGCCGAACGCGACCACCGCCGCCGAGCGCAAGCTCGCCCGGGCGCTGCTCCCGGACGAGGACGAGCGCGCGGCCCGCTGGGCCGCCGCGACGATGGAACTCGGCGCACTGGTGTGCACCGCGAAGAACGAGGACTGCTCGCGCTGCCCGATCTCCGGACAGTGCGCCTGGCTGCTGGCCGGGAAGCCCGCACACCAGGGCCCGCCTCGCCGGGGCCAGACGTACGCGGGTACGGACCGGCAGGTGCGGGGCCGGCTGCTCGCCGTCCTGCGTGAGGCGGTGGCACCGGTCGGTCAGTCCGCGCTCGACGCGGTGTGGGACGAACCCGTGCAGCGTGCGCGGGCTCTCGACGGCCTGGTCGCGGACGGCCTGGTCGAGCCGCTGCCGGAGGGCCGGTACCGGCTGCCGCTGACCTGAGTCCCCGCCTGGTCCGCACACGGCTCCAGGGACGGGCCCTGGCGCTGTTACACAACCGATGGGCAGCCGTGCGTCCGCGTATGGCTGCTCCGGACAGCCTCGTGACAACGCCTCCGTAGCGTCTTCGACAGCAGTGACCACGGGGACTTACGGGGACGGAGGCGGTTGTAATGGCGCAGGGCGAGGTGCTCGCATTCGAGGACTACGTACGGACCCGGCAGGATGCCCTGCTGCGCAGTGCCCGGCGCCTCGTTCCCGACCCCGTGGACGCCCAGGACCTGTTGCAGACCGCCCTGGTGCGTACGTACGGCCGCTGGGACGGCATCGCCGACAAGTCCCTCGCCGACGCCTATCTGCGCCGCGTCATGATCAACACGCGTACGGAGTGGTGGCGGGCCCGCAAGCTCGAAGAGGTCCCCACCGAGCAGCTTCCCGACGCGAGCGTCGAGGACGGTACCGAACAGCGCGCCGACCGCGCCCTGCTGATGGACGTCCTGGGCGTGCTGGCTCCCAAGCAACGCAGCGTCGTCGTGCTGCGACACTGGGAGCAGATGAGCACGGAGGAGACGGCCGCTGCTCTCGGTATGTCGGCGGGTACGGTGAAGAGCACGCTCCACCGGGCGCTGGCGAGGCTGCGTCAGGAGCTGGAGAGCCGCGAGGCGCTGAGCCGGGAGGCCCACAGCCGCGAGGCGGACGTGCGTCGTACGCCCGGGGCGCCGGTGCGTGCGCACACACCGGCGC
The Streptomyces sp. NBC_00234 DNA segment above includes these coding regions:
- a CDS encoding SigE family RNA polymerase sigma factor; the encoded protein is MAQGEVLAFEDYVRTRQDALLRSARRLVPDPVDAQDLLQTALVRTYGRWDGIADKSLADAYLRRVMINTRTEWWRARKLEEVPTEQLPDASVEDGTEQRADRALLMDVLGVLAPKQRSVVVLRHWEQMSTEETAAALGMSAGTVKSTLHRALARLRQELESREALSREAHSREADVRRTPGAPVRAHTPARHDGRHDERGRERCAA